The genomic stretch AAGAACAAAGAAGAATACGAGCACACCGACTCCGGTATCGGTGGCCAGTACAAGACCTGGTTCCTGGATTATGCCAGTTATGTGATCCTGGAAAGGGCGGTTCCTGCCATTGAAGACGGATTGAAACCGGTACAGCGCCGTATACTGCATGCCATGAAAGAAATGGATGATGGCAGGTTTAATAAAGTAGCCAACATCATCGGGCAAAGCATGCAATACCATCCGCATGGCGATGCTTCCATTGGCGATGCCCTGGTGAACCTGGGGCAAAAGGACCTGCTGATCGATACGCAGGGAAACTGGGGCGACGTACGCACCGGTGATGAAGCCGCCGCATCAAGGTATATTGAGGCCAGGCTGAGCAAATTTGCTTTGGAAGTGGCCTTCAATGCAAAAACAACCGAATGGGCGTTGAGTTACGACGGAAGAAAAAATGAACCGGTGACCCTGCCCATGAAATTTCCCTTGCTGCTGGCCCAGGGCGCTGAAGGCATTGCCGTAGGCCTGGCAACGAAGATACTTCCTCACAATTTCTGTGAACTGATAGATGCATCCATTAAATACCTGCGTGGCAAGCGCTTTGAATTACTGCCCGATTTCCAGACAGGCGGCACCATGGATGCCAGCAATTACAATGACGGTGTCCGGGGCGGAAAGATCAGGGTGAGGGCTATCATTGAAGAGCAGGATAAGAAAACACTGGTGATAAAAAGTGTTCCGTTCGGTGTTACCACCACCCAGTTGATGGAAAGCATTGTAAAAGCCAACGACCAGGGTAAGATAAAGATCCGGAAAGTGACCGATCATACTGCCGCAGAGGTGGAGATCATTGTGGAACTGGCCCAGGGCATTTCACCGGACATTACCATTGATGCCTTATATGCTTTTACCGATTGTGAAGTAAGCATCTCTCCCAACACCTGTGTAATTGAAAATGATAAGCCAAGGTTCTTAAAAGTAAGTGAACTCCTGAAAACCTCTGCCGATAATACCCGTGAGTTGCTGCGCCGGGAACTGGAAATACGGCTGGCCGAACTGCAGGAGAAATGGCACTATACATCGCTGGAGAAAATATTCTTTGAAGAAAAGATATACAAGGAGCTGGAGAAAAAACACGAGACCTGGGAAAAAGTGCTGGAAGCAATTGACAAGGCTTTCACTCCTTTCAAGAAACAACTGAAAAGGGCCATTACCCGGGAAGACATCATCAAGCTGACCGAAAAGCCGGTACGCCGCATCTACCGGCTGGATATTGATGAACTGAATGACCAGATAAAAGCGCTGGAGGCAGACATCAAACAGGTCAAACATGACCTGGCAAACCTTACCGATTATGCCGTGGCATATTATGAGAACCTCCTGAAAAAATACGGCAAAGGCAGGGAGCGCAAAACAGAGACCAGGTTATTTGATGTGATACAGGCCAAAACGGTTGCCATTGCCAATACAAAGCTGTATGCAAACTTTGCGGATGGTTTTATCGGTACCGGGCTCAAAAAAGACGAACTGGTTGCCGAGGTATCAGACTTTGATGACATCATCGCTTTTACCAAGGGCGGGATCATGAAGGTGGTGAAAGTATCCGATAAGGTATTCATCGGAAAGGACATCATTCATGTGGCCGTTTTCCAGAAGAATGACGAACGCACTACCTACAATATGGTCTATGTGGACAGCAAGACGGGCGTGAGTTTTGCCAAGCGGTTTAATGTTACCGGCATTACCAGGGATAAGGAATATGACCTGACGAAGGGATCCGAAAAAAGCAGGGTGCATTATTTTTCGGCCAATGCAAACGGCGAGGCCGAAGTAGTGAAAGTGATCCTGAGCCCCAACTGCAGCGCCCGGATAAAAGAATTTGATTTTTATTTTGAAGAACAGGACATCAAGGGCAGGGGAAGCATCGGCAACCAGGTTACCAAGTACCCGGTCAAATCCGTTAAGTTCAAAGAAGCTGGTAAATCCACACTGGATGCAAAGAAACTCTGGTTCGATAATAAGTTTGGCCGGCTCAATACCGAAGAGAAAGGGGAGTACCTGGGTAAGTTTGATGCCGAAGACCGGCTGCTGGTGATCTACAATGACGGCAATTATGAGATAACCGACCAGGAACTGACCCAGCGTTTTGATACCGAAAAGGTTTTGCTGCTTGAAAAATTCGACCCGGGAAAGATCATCACCGCCGTTTATTTCGATAAAGAAAAACTCCAGTACAGTGTAAAGCGGTTCAGGATAGAGACCTCTACCCTGCACAATAAATTCTTCTTCATCAAGGAAGGGGATGGCAATTATCTTGAAACGGTTACCACCGATGAAGAACCCATACTGGCCATGCAAAGCGGCAGGGGGGCACAGGTGCGTAAAGCAAAAGTTAAAATTACCAAAGTGGTGGAAGTGATGGGCTGGAAAGCGCTGGGCAACAAGCTTGCAGATTACAGCAAGTCAATTGAGATGGAATGGGAGCAGAAACACCCGAACAATTCACAGCCTGAGTTGTTTGAATAAACAGAAATTTATTTTATGAAGTACTTCATCCTGGCCCTCATCAGTTTTTCAACGCTGTGCGGGACTGCACAGGACAGTTTAAAATACACTAAAACGGAGCTCATTTATGGCCGCAAGGACGGCATGGCCCTGACCATGATGATGCTGGCACCCAGGCAGCATGCCAATGGCAAAGCGATCATCTACGTGCTCAGCGGCAACTGGGTCTCTTCCGAAAGGATGCTGGAAGCTTTCCCGGAAAGATCGGGCCTGTATATAGATGCCGGGTATACTGTATTTGGGGTAATGGTGGGTTGCCAGCCTCGCTATGCAATACCGGATGAAGTTACTGACCTGAAAAGGGCTGTGCGTTTTGTACGTTACAATGCAGCAAAATTCAAAATAGACGGGGAACGCATCGGTATCACCGGTTCTTCTTCCGGTGGCCATTTATCTTTAATGATCGCAACGGCCGATGAGGTTGCTGATACAAGGTCTTCAGACCCGGTTGACAAGATTTCTGCCCGCGTGCAGGCTGCTGCCGTGTTTTACCCGCCAACCGATTTCCTGAATTATGGCAAGCCCAATACTTTTTCCACCGTTAGCCAGGCAGGACTGGCACTGATGGGAGTTGCCGGCGCTTTCGATTTTAAAGTATGGAACGATACCACCCGTACTTATGTACCGGTAACCAGCCTGGAAAAGCGGATGCAGATCGCAAAAGAAAATTCCCCCATAAACTTTGTCAGCTCAGATGATCCCCCTGTACTCATCATTTACGGAAATAAAGACATCGTGGTTCCCATGCAGCAGTCAGAATCGTTCATAGCCAGGTTGAGGGAAGCAAAGGTTCCCTGCAACTACATCATTAAAGACGGCGGTGGCCACGGCTGGAGGAACAGGGACGTGGAAGAGAAGAATTTTATAGATTGGTTTGATACGTATCTAAAGTAAAAAAGGGATGACCGCTTTTCGGTCACCGGGATATTCTTCAAATTGTTCTTTGTACCATTTGTGATGGGCCAGTGCCCTGGGAATAAGATTGGCTGATGTCCAGATAAAAAAGGTAAGCGCCGGTAAATTCCAGCACAGTATTGCAAAACCCGCCCACTCGATCAGTTCACCAAACATATTCGGACAACTCACCTGGTTGAACAGCCAGCCCCGGGGTATCTTATAACCTGTTTCATCGGGCCTCCGCAGGTTGATAAGGATATTATCTGACCTCCAGTTTATCCATGCCCCCAGCATGAAGATCAGCATCCCGGCAATGAACCTCGTATCGGTGAGCCAGTCATTCTCATTGACTGCAAAATTGCTGAAATAGTACCCCAGGAGAAACGTATTGCAGAGATTAAAGAATATGCCGGAAGCCATGATGAGCACCGGCATTTTTTTTCCTTTGGTATGCAGCCGGAAAGGGAATATAAAACTGCGGTTGAAATAATGCAGGCAGTAAAGCCCGGTCATGATCCCGATGGCCATCGAATGGGTTGTCATATTCCTGATCAAAACATAGCTCATAACAACAAGCGCCGGGAATTCCATAAAGAACCAGCCGAAGCGGTTATCGATCTGTGGCCCCCAGTTGGCAGAACTATGTCTTCCATAAGGAGCAGTGATACGCAGGAGAAGGAAAAAGATGAAAACAGCGATGCCGATCCATGTATATATGATTGCCTGGTAAGTAGGGAAGGAGATCAGCATGGTAAAACAGTCAGCAGTTTATTTTAGTAACCAAGATAACCTTTATTCTTAAACCATTGTATAGTATCCTGAAGCGTTTCCTGGAGCGGACGGCTTGTGTAATTCAATGCTGTTTTTGCTTTATCACTGCTGATGCAGCGGTTTCCATTGAACAGGGCTTCCAGCGCTTCCCGGGTATAAAGCGGTTCTTTCCGTTGCAGGGAAGCCAGTGCTTTCACGAAAGGCAGGCCTGCTTTTGCAGCAGCGGCAGGCAAGGCAACCACGTTGATGTTTTTGGCAGATACGGCTGAGATCATCTGTACCAGTTGTTTCAGGCTGTGCCACTTTCCGCCCAGCAGGTATGATTCGCCGGGGCTTCCCAGGGTAGTTGCATTCAGGATGGCATTGGCAACATCCCTGCAATCGCAGAAATCAAATCCACCGTTGAAAATAAAGGGAAGCCGGCCCCTGTACAGGTCAATGATCACCTGTCCCATTAAGGAAGGTTTGAAATCATGCGGGCCTATGATGGAAGTGGGGTTAACAACGATCGTTTCCATGCCCCGCCCGTTGGCATCCAGTGCGATCTGCTGCCCGGCCAGTTTGGAACGGTCGTATGCAAAGGCATTTTCATCAACAGGGTCCCGCTGTTCATCTAAAATATGTGAAGAGGGTTGTTGCCGGTAAGCATGAATGGAACTGATGTGGATGCATCGTTTTACGCCGGCCTGCCTGGCAATGTCTATTACCGACCTTGTTCCTTCTACATTTGTCCGGTGAACGAGGCCCCTGGGATCTCCGTTCACAGAAATTACGGCCGCACTATGAATAAGAACATCACAATCCTGCATCAGTTTTTTTAATGAGCCCGTATCAAACAGGTCGCCCTTTACTATTTCAACCGGCAGGTCTTTAAGGGAGGCAGCTTTCTCATCCCGTGACAATGCATTGGCAGGAATATTTCTTTTGCAGATCTCCTGCAGCAGGGCCGAACCCAAATGGCCGCTTGCACCGGTCAACGCAATTCTCATGGA from Chitinophagaceae bacterium encodes the following:
- a CDS encoding DNA gyrase/topoisomerase IV subunit A is translated as MAKSKNKEEYEHTDSGIGGQYKTWFLDYASYVILERAVPAIEDGLKPVQRRILHAMKEMDDGRFNKVANIIGQSMQYHPHGDASIGDALVNLGQKDLLIDTQGNWGDVRTGDEAAASRYIEARLSKFALEVAFNAKTTEWALSYDGRKNEPVTLPMKFPLLLAQGAEGIAVGLATKILPHNFCELIDASIKYLRGKRFELLPDFQTGGTMDASNYNDGVRGGKIRVRAIIEEQDKKTLVIKSVPFGVTTTQLMESIVKANDQGKIKIRKVTDHTAAEVEIIVELAQGISPDITIDALYAFTDCEVSISPNTCVIENDKPRFLKVSELLKTSADNTRELLRRELEIRLAELQEKWHYTSLEKIFFEEKIYKELEKKHETWEKVLEAIDKAFTPFKKQLKRAITREDIIKLTEKPVRRIYRLDIDELNDQIKALEADIKQVKHDLANLTDYAVAYYENLLKKYGKGRERKTETRLFDVIQAKTVAIANTKLYANFADGFIGTGLKKDELVAEVSDFDDIIAFTKGGIMKVVKVSDKVFIGKDIIHVAVFQKNDERTTYNMVYVDSKTGVSFAKRFNVTGITRDKEYDLTKGSEKSRVHYFSANANGEAEVVKVILSPNCSARIKEFDFYFEEQDIKGRGSIGNQVTKYPVKSVKFKEAGKSTLDAKKLWFDNKFGRLNTEEKGEYLGKFDAEDRLLVIYNDGNYEITDQELTQRFDTEKVLLLEKFDPGKIITAVYFDKEKLQYSVKRFRIETSTLHNKFFFIKEGDGNYLETVTTDEEPILAMQSGRGAQVRKAKVKITKVVEVMGWKALGNKLADYSKSIEMEWEQKHPNNSQPELFE
- a CDS encoding alpha/beta hydrolase, which translates into the protein MKYFILALISFSTLCGTAQDSLKYTKTELIYGRKDGMALTMMMLAPRQHANGKAIIYVLSGNWVSSERMLEAFPERSGLYIDAGYTVFGVMVGCQPRYAIPDEVTDLKRAVRFVRYNAAKFKIDGERIGITGSSSGGHLSLMIATADEVADTRSSDPVDKISARVQAAAVFYPPTDFLNYGKPNTFSTVSQAGLALMGVAGAFDFKVWNDTTRTYVPVTSLEKRMQIAKENSPINFVSSDDPPVLIIYGNKDIVVPMQQSESFIARLREAKVPCNYIIKDGGGHGWRNRDVEEKNFIDWFDTYLK
- a CDS encoding 3-oxo-5-alpha-steroid 4-dehydrogenase; this encodes MLISFPTYQAIIYTWIGIAVFIFFLLLRITAPYGRHSSANWGPQIDNRFGWFFMEFPALVVMSYVLIRNMTTHSMAIGIMTGLYCLHYFNRSFIFPFRLHTKGKKMPVLIMASGIFFNLCNTFLLGYYFSNFAVNENDWLTDTRFIAGMLIFMLGAWINWRSDNILINLRRPDETGYKIPRGWLFNQVSCPNMFGELIEWAGFAILCWNLPALTFFIWTSANLIPRALAHHKWYKEQFEEYPGDRKAVIPFLL
- a CDS encoding NAD-dependent epimerase/dehydratase family protein, translated to MRIALTGASGHLGSALLQEICKRNIPANALSRDEKAASLKDLPVEIVKGDLFDTGSLKKLMQDCDVLIHSAAVISVNGDPRGLVHRTNVEGTRSVIDIARQAGVKRCIHISSIHAYRQQPSSHILDEQRDPVDENAFAYDRSKLAGQQIALDANGRGMETIVVNPTSIIGPHDFKPSLMGQVIIDLYRGRLPFIFNGGFDFCDCRDVANAILNATTLGSPGESYLLGGKWHSLKQLVQMISAVSAKNINVVALPAAAAKAGLPFVKALASLQRKEPLYTREALEALFNGNRCISSDKAKTALNYTSRPLQETLQDTIQWFKNKGYLGY